One stretch of Amycolatopsis tolypomycina DNA includes these proteins:
- a CDS encoding amino acid ABC transporter permease, whose amino-acid sequence MSNVLFDVPGPKARLRYRTYAVVGTLVVLAFIGYIGWRFYDSGQFTARKWEWLQYAQVQRDLGNAVLQTVAAFAAAAVLALIFGAIFAAGRLSDHAWIRRIAGFVVEFFRAIPALILMFLFYFGLPTVGVPMTPFLGVVFGLTLYNGSVLAEVFRAGIQSLPKGQSEAAYALGMRKTQVMFLVLLPQAIRAMLPTIISQLVVLLKDTALGFIITFQELLYYARYIGSQGTFGRPIVPSTIVATAIYVVMCLLLTALATYLERRNRRNKKVVAAPPAATENLAAASA is encoded by the coding sequence ATGAGCAACGTCCTGTTCGACGTCCCGGGTCCCAAGGCCCGGCTGCGCTACCGCACGTACGCGGTGGTCGGCACGCTCGTGGTGCTCGCGTTCATCGGCTACATCGGGTGGCGGTTCTACGACAGCGGCCAGTTCACCGCCCGCAAGTGGGAGTGGCTGCAGTACGCGCAGGTGCAGCGCGACCTGGGCAACGCGGTGCTCCAGACCGTCGCGGCGTTCGCCGCCGCCGCGGTGCTCGCGCTGATCTTCGGCGCGATCTTCGCGGCCGGCCGGCTGTCCGACCACGCCTGGATCCGCCGGATCGCCGGGTTCGTCGTCGAGTTCTTCCGGGCCATCCCGGCGCTGATCCTGATGTTCCTGTTCTACTTCGGCCTGCCGACGGTCGGCGTGCCGATGACGCCGTTCCTCGGCGTGGTGTTCGGCCTGACGCTGTACAACGGCTCCGTGCTCGCGGAGGTCTTCCGCGCCGGTATCCAGTCGCTGCCGAAGGGCCAGAGCGAAGCCGCGTACGCGCTGGGCATGCGCAAGACGCAGGTGATGTTCCTGGTCCTGCTGCCGCAGGCGATCCGCGCGATGCTGCCGACGATCATCAGCCAGCTGGTCGTGCTGCTCAAGGACACCGCGCTCGGCTTCATCATCACGTTCCAGGAGCTGCTGTACTACGCGCGTTACATCGGTTCGCAGGGCACGTTCGGGCGGCCGATCGTGCCGTCGACGATCGTGGCGACGGCCATCTACGTCGTGATGTGCCTGCTGCTGACGGCGCTGGCGACGTACCTGGAACGGCGCAACCGCCGCAACAAGAAGGTCGTGGCGGCCCCGCCGGCCGCGACCGAGAACCTCGCGGCCGCTTCGGCCTGA
- a CDS encoding amino acid ABC transporter permease: MDVLLNNLDLFGPFFLTTIELFLLSAVGSLVWGTILAMLRVSPVPVFRAVGTVYVTIARNTPLTLVFAFFVFAYPLLDIVKLDYFPAAVTALTVYTSAFICEVVRSGINTVPVGQAEAGRALGLTFGQILGQIVLPQALRSVVPPLISTLIALLKNTTIAAGFSVAEAGAIRSYLSERGENQLIGLLWVALGFIILVAVLSFVQRSLEKRWSVAR; encoded by the coding sequence ATGGACGTCCTGCTCAACAACCTGGACCTGTTCGGTCCGTTCTTCCTCACCACGATCGAGCTGTTCCTGCTCTCGGCCGTCGGCAGCCTGGTGTGGGGCACGATCCTGGCCATGCTGCGGGTGAGCCCGGTCCCCGTCTTCCGCGCCGTCGGCACGGTGTACGTGACGATCGCCCGGAACACCCCGCTCACGCTGGTGTTCGCGTTCTTCGTCTTCGCGTACCCGCTGCTCGACATCGTGAAGCTCGACTACTTCCCGGCCGCGGTGACGGCGCTGACCGTGTACACCTCGGCGTTCATCTGCGAGGTCGTGCGCTCGGGCATCAACACGGTGCCGGTCGGCCAGGCCGAGGCGGGCCGGGCGCTGGGGCTGACCTTCGGCCAGATCCTCGGCCAGATCGTGCTGCCGCAGGCGCTGCGATCGGTCGTGCCGCCGCTGATCAGCACCCTGATCGCGCTGCTGAAGAACACCACCATCGCCGCCGGTTTCTCCGTCGCGGAGGCCGGCGCGATCCGCTCGTACCTGTCCGAACGCGGTGAGAACCAGCTGATCGGCCTGCTGTGGGTCGCCCTCGGCTTCATCATCCTGGTCGCCGTGCTGTCGTTCGTCCAACGCAGCCTGGAGAAGCGCTGGAGCGTGGCCCGATGA
- a CDS encoding glutamate ABC transporter substrate-binding protein — translation MRIRTLAVGLLAGGLALTTLTACGKEGTPATPGSGEQSGTNAAALPTYPVATGVDLQGSPVFAKMKTAGTLTVGAKDDQPGLGFKDPTTGKFGGFDVEIAKLVSAGLGFDPEKITFRTVDSGAREQTIANGDVNYYVGTYSITDKRKALVSFAGPYFVAGQDLLVRKDDTSITGPDTLKGKKVCSVTGSTPIQKVRQQNLTEPANIVEFQKYSQCVEKLQSKDVDAVTTDDAILKGYAAQEPDTLKVVGKTFSTEKYGIGLNKDDKVLRDKVNEILQKALDDGTWQKIYDATLGKSGSTATKPTLEKY, via the coding sequence ATGAGGATCCGCACCCTCGCGGTGGGACTGCTCGCCGGTGGCCTGGCGCTGACCACGCTGACCGCCTGCGGCAAGGAAGGCACGCCGGCCACGCCGGGCTCGGGCGAGCAGAGCGGCACGAACGCCGCGGCGCTGCCGACGTACCCGGTGGCGACCGGCGTGGACCTGCAGGGGTCGCCGGTGTTCGCCAAGATGAAGACGGCGGGCACGCTGACCGTCGGCGCCAAGGACGACCAGCCGGGCCTCGGCTTCAAGGACCCGACCACCGGCAAGTTCGGCGGCTTCGACGTCGAGATCGCCAAGCTCGTGTCGGCCGGCCTCGGCTTCGACCCGGAGAAGATCACCTTCCGCACGGTCGACTCGGGTGCGCGTGAGCAGACGATCGCGAACGGCGACGTGAACTACTACGTCGGCACCTACTCGATCACCGACAAGCGCAAGGCGCTGGTCTCCTTCGCCGGCCCGTACTTCGTCGCCGGCCAGGACCTGCTCGTCCGCAAGGACGACACCTCGATCACCGGCCCGGACACCCTCAAGGGCAAGAAGGTCTGCTCGGTGACCGGGTCGACCCCGATCCAGAAGGTCCGGCAGCAGAACCTGACCGAACCGGCCAACATCGTCGAGTTCCAGAAGTACTCGCAGTGCGTCGAGAAGCTGCAGTCGAAGGACGTCGACGCGGTCACGACCGACGACGCGATCCTGAAGGGCTACGCCGCCCAGGAGCCGGACACCCTGAAGGTCGTCGGCAAGACGTTCTCGACCGAGAAGTACGGCATCGGCCTGAACAAGGACGACAAGGTGCTGCGCGACAAGGTCAACGAGATCCTGCAGAAGGCGCTGGACGACGGCACCTGGCAGAAGATCTACGACGCCACCCTCGGCAAGTCCGGCTCGACCGCGACCAAGCCGACCCTCGAGAAGTACTGA
- a CDS encoding amino acid ABC transporter ATP-binding protein, with protein sequence MIKASAVNKYFGDLHVLREITLEVPRGQVVVVLGPSGSGKSTLCRAINRLEPINSGEIAVDGVPLPAEGKALAALRADVGMVFQSFNLFAHKTIVENVMLAPVKVRKTSQAEARKTAMELLERVGIANQADKYPAQLSGGQQQRVAIARALAMRPKVMLFDEPTSALDPEMVQEVLDVMTGLAKDGMTMLVVTHEMGFARRAADRVIFMADGEIVEDTTPEEFFTAPKSERAKDFLGKILTH encoded by the coding sequence ATGATCAAGGCGTCCGCCGTGAACAAGTACTTCGGCGACCTGCACGTGCTCAGGGAGATCACGCTCGAGGTGCCTCGCGGCCAGGTCGTCGTGGTGCTCGGCCCCTCGGGCTCGGGCAAGTCGACCCTGTGCCGGGCGATCAACCGGCTCGAGCCGATCAACTCGGGCGAGATCGCCGTCGACGGCGTCCCGCTGCCCGCCGAGGGCAAGGCGCTGGCCGCGCTGCGGGCCGACGTCGGCATGGTGTTCCAGTCGTTCAACCTGTTCGCGCACAAGACGATCGTCGAGAACGTCATGCTCGCGCCGGTGAAGGTCCGCAAGACCTCGCAGGCCGAAGCGCGCAAGACGGCGATGGAGCTGCTGGAGCGCGTCGGCATCGCCAACCAGGCCGACAAGTACCCGGCGCAGCTGTCCGGCGGGCAGCAGCAGCGCGTCGCCATCGCGCGGGCGCTGGCGATGCGGCCCAAGGTCATGCTGTTCGACGAGCCGACCTCGGCGCTGGACCCGGAGATGGTCCAGGAGGTCCTCGACGTGATGACGGGCCTGGCCAAGGACGGCATGACGATGCTCGTCGTCACCCACGAGATGGGGTTCGCCCGGCGGGCAGCCGATCGGGTGATCTTCATGGCCGACGGGGAGATCGTCGAGGACACGACGCCGGAAGAGTTCTTCACCGCGCCGAAGAGCGAGCGCGCGAAGGACTTCCTCGGCAAGATCCTGACCCACTGA